One segment of Anastrepha obliqua isolate idAnaObli1 chromosome 3, idAnaObli1_1.0, whole genome shotgun sequence DNA contains the following:
- the LOC129242792 gene encoding mpv17-like protein, with protein MSTFVNGVRGVFRRHPFLTNSAIYGSLYVAAEYSQQYLVKRVLPESEAEQEDIDYATIGRYAVMGTTVFAPTLYTWYKWLDRTFPGTAKQTIVKKLVWDQFVLTPYLLTVFYTGMSLMERAEDPFKELREKFVPTFVRSCIFWLPAQTLNFVLVAPRFRVIYMGVCGFIWVNILCWIKRQRNELEPESEVKVKVAAQ; from the exons ATGTCCACTTTTGTGAATGGCGTGCGTGGCGTCTTCCGCCGTCATCCCTTTCTCACCAACAGTGCCATTTATGGCAGTTTGTATGTCGCTGCTGAGTATTCTCAACAATATTTGGTGAAACGTGTGCTG CCGGAAAGCGAAGCGGAACAAGAGGATATCGATTATGCGACAATAGGTCGGTATGCTGTGATGGGCACAACCGTTTTCGCACCAACACTCTATACATG gTACAAGTGGCTGGATCGCACATTTCCAGGTACTGCCAAGCAGACCATCGTGAAGAAACTGGTGTGGGATCAATTTGTCTTGACGCCCTACCTGCTGACAGTTTTTTACACAG GCATGTCTTTAATGGAACGCGCTGAGGATCCCTTCAAGGAGTTGCGCGAAAAGTTCGTGCCTACATTTGTACGCTCTTGCATATTTTGGCTGCCAGcgcaaacattaaatttcgtcTTGGTTGCGCCGAGATTTCGTGTGATTTACATGGGTGTTTGTGGTTTCATCTGGGTAAACATTTTGTGCTGGATTAAGCGGCAGCGAAACGAGCTGGAGCCCGAGAGTGAAGTGAAGGTGAAGGTGGCTGCTCAGTAG